CGGCAGAACGCCAGGCCGATCCGGAAACAGTGATCGGTAATGTGATTATGAGCTTGCTGCTTCATGATGGAATAGATGTGCTGAACCAGGGCCCGACGATCGCGGTGGTCGATCAGCTCACCTCGGCTCAATGGCAGGAATTACAATCGCAGCTAAGTTACTACATCCCGATCGATTGTGAGGATGATTTGTTTGTGGGTGAATATGTTGATGCTTGGAATCTAACCAAACTAGATATTGCTGAGCTGACTGAGATGACCGAGAATTAGGCAAAGAATAATTTGTGCAGGTTCAAGATACATCTTTGGCAATAGCGCTAGCCAGTAATTAAGGCATCGATCTCACTGTCATCAACCCCTTGCTGTTTCATATGATGTTCTAGCTCTTCCACTTCTTTTTGAATGAAGTAGTTAACAAAGGTACGAATCGCCGTGATCGCGGCCAGCTTGCCAATATCAGTCCAGCTTGGTGATACCGCAGTACCCACAATATCAGCAGCCAACAGGAATTCAAGGGACAATGCCAGAGCGTGGCCTAGTTCCAATCGCACCGATTCCCGTGGTATTCTGGCAGCCACCCGCCCCCGATGCATCATCCGACCATGCCGATGATATAACAATCGCTGGAGGGCTTTGACCATGGCGATCGCCACAATGATAATCGCAATACATTCCAAAATGATCTTGAGGATTGACGCGGTTTGAAATAGTAAAATCTCGGAAAACTGTACCGCTGCTGAGCTATGCTTGCTAACTTCATCACTCGCGCCCAGGAAGGCTAGCAATTGGATCGATAGATTGATAAGCATAGGTGAATTAATGTGATGTCAGTAATGTCAGTTCGATGGAAAAAGATCGCTATTGTCGCAATCGGATTTTCAGGCGATCGCCAGTAGACACAGATTAGGGATTACC
The sequence above is a segment of the Pseudanabaena sp. PCC 7367 genome. Coding sequences within it:
- a CDS encoding DUF1622 domain-containing protein; its protein translation is MLINLSIQLLAFLGASDEVSKHSSAAVQFSEILLFQTASILKIILECIAIIIVAIAMVKALQRLLYHRHGRMMHRGRVAARIPRESVRLELGHALALSLEFLLAADIVGTAVSPSWTDIGKLAAITAIRTFVNYFIQKEVEELEHHMKQQGVDDSEIDALITG